The genomic DNA TCACCGCCCTATTTGCCGAAAGCGAATCAAGCCATGCAGTGTGACTACGAAAGAGGTGGAACCAAAAATATCCTCCAAAAAATTAATAACCAAAGAAAAAACTTCCCCTCAAGTACGCCATACTTGGAGTTCATTACTGCCGATCCTTATCTCAACCTCGGAGGAACCCTTTTTCTACTCAAAAAAACAACTACATTTGGTCAGTTATTTGAGATTGAAGAAGTGAATGACTCAAACGAAGCTTTTTTCCTTGTCTCGGTCTCTAGTGAACGGGTTTGATCAAGATCTTTACAAACCCCAGCCATCTAGAGAAAGTTCCATCATCAAAATCCGAGAGTGAACACCTTGAAGAGTATGAAACCCCAATATCGTTTACATTAACCCCTCCAAGTAAAACCACGCATGCttacttttttgccttttcccAACATCCTGATTGTACCTTCCACAAGTACCTTCACAAAATTGTGCTTTTTATGTTTGCATGCAAATACAGTAGAACTACTTTTGAGTAACAATAGGATTAGCCCTTACAGGAGCTGAAACTTGTGTTTCCTCCAATCCATAAGCTAACCCTCCAATACCCATTGCACATTGATAATCTTGACAAGAATGACGGGCTGTGAGCCAGAGTCCTCGGATACCATCAGCAATTGTCTGACAAGCACTCGAACCATGTTCCACACCACCTATTTTCTCAGCAATCCCATTGAGGGCTTCAACTCGAGTCCAATTTCTGTCAATACCCTTACAATCTTGTAGTTGTTAACACCCAAAACTATGATGACCTAACAATGAATCTTTAAACTGTACACTCAAGCAACCCGGTGGTCACAGAGTATTCGAATTTGAACCGGTTTGCAAGGTGTTGTCAGGGTGACTGTGATTTTCTGTTCAAGCTGCACTCGTCTATATCACAACCAAATTCATTTCCGAAAGCTTGTTCCCCATCTTACCAGAAGGAAATGTCATTTACATCCATGGAAGCCCTGACATGATCCATGCACAACCTGGTCCAATTTATGACTCTGGACCGAGAAATTCCGACTTGCAAAGAGCCATATATGTTTCTCCACTATAATCTGAAAGGGTTCCAGGGAGCTTTTTgtgtcttcttttttcaatggaaCAAACAATTGCCATTCCAAGATTGATTCGACGACTTATTCGGGTTAGattgaagacttgaagaaaTCAGCTGACTTTTGTaccataaaaagaaataaaatgttAACAAACCTCTTAGATATTTGTCTTGCTTCATTTCGATCGCCTCAACTGATTAATTGTTAGGTCACTCACAGACCATATACATTCTACAAAGTACAAATGCTTGCggaacattttgatttatcaTTCTAAACTGTGTTGGTGAGGTGGAGGGGGAAAATCAGAGGCGGACATAGCTGCatgaagcaaaaatgaagACAAAGTGCCACGTCAACTCACTATACATTGTATGAGCAGATTAAATGCTTCTTGTAGTTCAATTTACCTGCTTGTTCGAGCAAATGATATTCTGAAATGAAGCCAGCGTTGGTAATTCTAGAATTACGCCAAAACTggcttttttaaattttgtaacacaacgCACTCGATTACGGAAAATCTAGCTTCAACACGGTTATACTTGGTTGTAATATTTGTCTACGCCCAATACCTTAATCTGGGTGCTGTgcttcatttttattgctaTTCCATCACTGCACAAGGCCCTTGGATAGGTGATTAAACCTGAACCCTCTTTCTGTGCTCTCCTTATCAAATGAGAAATCTCAAAGTGGAATGATGGAAGTGGTAATTGTTCTAGTAATTCTCGAAAGAGACAAACCCAATATAAATGTCGTTTTTTATTGCGCTTAGTTTTGCAATTAGGTTATGAAGTATACCGTACAAGTCAAGGGTGATGCCGTTGCCCCTTCAGTAGAATAGAATAAAGCTTTGAGCTCACGACTTATttattgagcaaatttgaaactGTAGGTCCTCATTGCTAAATTGTGTGTTTAATTACTCTTCTCTTGAAAGCAATAACTGACTTAAGATTGGTCCAGTTTGGCAAATAAAAGTTGCAAGCGTTCAATGCCATAAGTAGATTGATTTAGTTTTTGCTGATTTATCAACCAACAATTGTCGTTTAAATTCAGTAGGTTTTGGTTTAAGGGAAGGAGCCACGATAGTAATTCTTTGTGCATTAGTATTGGCTGGATTCATGGTTAGATCCGTTAgatcatagaagaagtaacatggaagagtaaaaatcgagtttgtagtgttttttttcaccgcagctgaatcggtaaccactggacagtgcaactctagctgatggaaatcagcgcctctacaatcagacCTTACACCTTATTCCTTAGtagccggtcagctgacatcaCTCTCTCATCTCATCACTTAGATGTCATACTGTCAGATAAATACTCGAGCTTGCGTGTTTTCGTTGTAGCAGTTCCGTCAACATCGATCGNACCTTAGtagccggtcagctgacattcattcgctctaAAAACTAGTCCGcatggctagctctcatcacTCTCTCATCTCATCACTTAGATGTCATACTGTCAGATAAATACTCGAGCTTGCGTGTTTTCGTTGTAGCAGTTCCGTCAACATCGATCGATAACATCATCCGCAGTACTGTTGATGTTCATCAACAATTGTATCACTGGATCCCCACTCAGGTCTTTCAAGTGGGCGCCTTGGAGGCCACCAACGAGGAATGCTCCCCTTCAGTCTTGTTCTGTGACCTTCCTTCCCAATCCTTGACGAACTGACCCATCATGTTCACTCAAACTCGAAAAGTGGTCCGGATCCTGCTAATCGGCGATCGGTAAGCATCAATCCTGTGGAAATCCAAACCTGAAACTTATATTTATggctccttttcatttgaagcTCCGTGGGTAAAACCTCGCTCATCTTGTCTTTGGTGAGCGAAGAGTTCCCCCAGGATGTTCCACCCAGAGCCGAAGAGATCACCATTCCCGGGGATTTGACCCCGGAAAAAGTTCCCACTTGCATTGTGGATTTTTCGAGTAATATTCCAGGACATTACATTCAtacgaaaaaggaacgaaatgTGAGCATTGAGCCTTGGATTTGTAGGTTTGGAGCAGAGCGATTCCATGTTGGAGATGGAGATCAAAAAGGCCGATGTGATTGCCCTGGTTTATGCCGTGGATGATGAAGATACTTTGGATTCCGTGACCGATCATTGGTTACCTTTTGTTCATCGCACTTTGGGGGATTGCCAACGCAAGCCCTTGATTCTGGTCGGCAACAAGGTGAGTGGTTTTAGAAGCAGGATCCGGGATTAGATCATGTTGGAGGGTTGATGATGTGGTTGGATTGGGTTTCAGGTGGATTTGATTGATTACTCTACCATGGAGGCTGTGTTGCCCATTATGAATGAATACGAGGAGATCGAAACGTGTGTGGAGTGCTCAGCCAAGAATCTGAAGAATATCTCAGAGATGTTTTACTTTGCTCAAAAAGCCGTGCTCCATCCCTCGGCGCCTTTGTGGAACTACATGGACAAGGAGGTGAGATTGATTTGGTTTATCTTCTGATTGAGAAATGACGATTGCAACTTTCTCCCATGATCTCTCCACAGTTAACTGTGAAGTGCAAGAAGGCCTTGACCTGAGTGTTTAAAATCTGCGATCAAGACAACGACGGGTTTCTCTCGGATCAGGAATTGGGCTTGTTCCAAAAGCGTTGCTTTCATATGGACTTGGAAACCGGGACTTTGGATAGTCTCAAGGCCGTGGTCTTGAAGAGTTGTGCTGAAGGCCTCACGCAGAGGGGCCTCACAGTGAAAGGATTCTTGACCCTTAACAGCTTGTTCATCCAACGGGGCCGTCATGAAACCACATGGACCATTTTAAGGAAATTCGGCTATGATGATGATCTCACACTTCATCGAGAGTATCTTTTCCCCGTGTTGAAAGTACCACATGCAGCCTCGGTCGAGCTCTCACATGAGGGTTATGACTTCTTCACCACCATTTTCGAGAAATATGACAAAGATGGAGACAAGGCTTTGAGTCCGCAAGAGTTGGTTAACTTGTTCTCCACCTGTCCAGTCATGCCTTGGGGTCCGGATGTGTATCACACAGTGGTCACGAGTCAACAAGGCTACATTAGTTTGCCGGGTTATCTCGGCCTTTGGTCACTCTCCACCCTTTTAGATACTCAAAAGACCTTGGAATATCTGGCTTATTTGGGATACCCATACTATTCGGGCGAAGACAATCAGATCTCGGCTCTTCAGACGACTCGGTTAGAAGTTTCCGGATAcatgtttaatttttttagtGATCGCATTCCCGAACATTATTTGCGTTTAGGAACAAGAAATTAGATTTGGCGAAGAAGCAGACGAGTCGAAATGTGTATCGGTGCCACGTAATCGGCCCCAAGGACGCGGGTAAAACCACGTTTTGCCAAGGGATCTTGGGCAACTCCAGAGCTGACATTGCCGGGCTCAGACCGGAGGATCTGCCCAGACATACCATCAGCATTGTGCAAGTTTATGGCCAAGAGAAATACCTGGTCTTGGAGGTAAGAATTCATTAGATTGTTGATCAAAAAGACTACTGTATCTTCAATGAAATGTATGTCGTGTCAGGATATCGATGTTAGAAACGTGACCGATTCTTTGATGCCCTCTGAGGTTCACTGCGACGTTTGTTGTCTGGTGTAT from Tigriopus californicus strain San Diego chromosome 1, Tcal_SD_v2.1, whole genome shotgun sequence includes the following:
- the LOC131879420 gene encoding LOW QUALITY PROTEIN: mitochondrial Rho GTPase-like (The sequence of the model RefSeq protein was modified relative to this genomic sequence to represent the inferred CDS: substituted 1 base at 1 genomic stop codon), translating into MFTQTRKVVRILLIGDRSVGKTSLILSLVSEEFPQDVPPRAEEITIPGDLTPEKVPTCIVDFSSLEQSDSMLEMEIKKADVIALVYAVDDEDTLDSVTDHWLPFVHRTLGDCQRKPLILVGNKVDLIDYSTMEAVLPIMNEYEEIETCVECSAKNLKNISEMFYFAQKAVLHPSAPLWNYMDKELTVKCKKALTXVFKICDQDNDGFLSDQELGLFQKRCFHMDLETGTLDSLKAVVLKSCAEGLTQRGLTVKGFLTLNSLFIQRGRHETTWTILRKFGYDDDLTLHREYLFPVLKVPHAASVELSHEGYDFFTTIFEKYDKDGDKALSPQELVNLFSTCPVMPWGPDVYHTVVTSQQGYISLPGYLGLWSLSTLLDTQKTLEYLAYLGYPYYSGEDNQISALQTTRNKKLDLAKKQTSRNVYRCHVIGPKDAGKTTFCQGILGNSRADIAGLRPEDLPRHTISIVQVYGQEKYLVLEDIDVRNVTDSLMPSEVHCDVCCLVYDVTNPRSFEFVARIFLKYFADGKIPVLICGNKSELPAVRQDYILQPEGFCNKHKLPPPQPISSARGVKMEIFVKLATMAAFPRFQAAWMLFYKGRHMRHLGGLVGEETSFVRLSLFGLALAALGGFLALKIINQRQLASAK